One Streptomyces umbrinus genomic window, CCATCAAGACGATCCATGAGCACCTGGCCGCGGACCCGCACTACAGGGAACGGTTCCGCCGCGAGGCCTCCGCCGCCCGCAGGGTCACCGGCGCCTACACGGCCCCCGTGCTGGACGCCGACCCCGACGCCCGGCTCCCCTGGCTGGCCACCGCCTTTCTGCCCGGAGTCACCCTGCGCCGCGCCGTCGCGGCGACCGGCCCCCTGCCCGCACCGGCCGTACGTGCCCTCGCTGCCGCCCTCGCCGAGGCGTTGCGCGACATCCACGCGGCCGGTCTCGTCCACCGTGACCTGAAGCCGTCGAACATCCTGCTCACCTTGGACGGCCCCCGCGTCATCGACTTCGGGATCGCCCGCGCCCAGGACGACCGGGCCCTGACGGAGACCGGTGGAATGATCGGCACCCCCGGGTACATGTCCCCGGAACAGATTCTCGACGGCCCGGCGGTGACCGCGGCGACGGACATCTTCGCGCTGGGCGCGGTGCTCGCGTTCGCGGCGACGGGCCGGGATCCGTTCGGTGCGGCCTCGGCACCCGCGCTGCTCTACCGGATCGTCCACGAGGAGCCCGAACTCGACGACGTACCCGTGGAGTTGGGCCTGAAGGACCTGATCGACGCCTGCCTCGACAAGTCCCCCGGCAACCGCCCCGATGCCGCCGCGACACTCCTCCGCACTGTCACACCCGCCCCGTCGGCCTGGTGGCGCGACGAGCCGCTGCGTTCCCTGGTGGCCGACGCCGTACCCCGGCCCGGAGCCGATGCCGGCTCCCACCGTCTCGTTGCCGAGCCCAACCCGTTCCCCCTCCCGGTGGGGCGAGTTGTCCCGCCGGGCCGCTCTCACAGCCGGCAGCGCCGCCTTCGTCGGCCTGTTCGGCTACGCGGTGGCGCAGGGCGGTGGCGCCGACGACCCTGACGAGGATCCGGACGCCTGGAAGGTGGCCGGGGGAACGGCCGCCCCCGGCGCCATCCGCTGGCGTCTGAGCGCCGGCGCCGGCCGGGTGGACGCCCTGCTCACCACACCGGCCGGGCTCGTCCTGCACGGACTCGAAGGAACACTCACCGGTACTGGTTCGACCCAATTGCGTACCGCCTCGACGGGCCGTCGGCGCTGGGCTGCGGAGACCTCTGGCGAGGTCCCGGACGACTGGGGCGTCACCGACGACGGGCTGCTCCTCGCGGGTGACATCGGCCTCGCCCCGACCGCCACCAGCACCGGAAAGACCCTTCCCAAGGTGGCGACGCCGGAGCCCACTCAGCAGTGGTACGCGCCCGCCGGCACCGTTATGGTCATCCGCGACACGGACGTGCTGCGCGCCGTCTCGCTCACCACCGGCACCGAGCTGTGGCGCCGCAAGCAGTCCACCGAGTGGCGCCGACCCGCCGTCGTCGGCGACGCCCTCCTGCTCACCGACGAGTTCGCCCGTCCGACCTGCGTGGACGCGAGGGAAGGCGAAGAGCTGTGGACCTACCGGGAGTTGGGCGAGGGCGACACGGTGACGGCCGTGGGCGCACTGCCCCCTGACCGGTTCGCGCTGCTCACCGAGAAGGGCATGCTGCACATCGTCGAAGCCCGCAGCGGAGACCGGACAGCCGCCCGCGCTCCGAAAGCCGAGATCGCACGCGGTGCCACGGCTCTCGCCCGCACCGGCACCGCCGGCCTCCTCCTGACCGGCTTCGGCCTCGACGACGCTCGCCTGATCTGGAGCATGCCCGCGCTCGGCCTCGATGCCTGTTGGACCCGGCGCCCCGGCGGCGTCCATGTCCCCGTCGTCGCGGGCGGACTGTTGCTGCACTGGAAAGACGGCCGTACTCTCACCGCTCTCGATCCGCGCACGGGCCGATCCCGCGGCCGGGCAAAGCAGTTCGAGGACACCGGCACCGCCCAGTGCCCGCCTGCCGTCGCACCGGACGGCGCCACGGTGTACGCGGCAGCGGGCCGCGCCTGCGCGGCACTGCGGACGACCGCGAAGGGCCTGACCGAAACACACACCCGCACAGCTCCCGCTCCCGTCACCGCCCTCACGGCCGACACCCGCGGCTGGTATGCCTGCGCAGGCCGCAAGACCGTGATAGCGGTCAACGGCTGACCCTCAGCCAACCGGCCATGTACGCCGACGTGCTCGCCCCCGACACCAGCGGCACCACCGTTGGCCAGGACGCACGACCACCACACCTGCCCACCCCACTGCAATATTGATAACGGGATCCATTTTCATATAGC contains:
- a CDS encoding serine/threonine-protein kinase, with the protein product MTTALHPEDPRQLGRHHLIGRLGAGGMGQVYLARSPGGRLIAIKTIHEHLAADPHYRERFRREASAARRVTGAYTAPVLDADPDARLPWLATAFLPGVTLRRAVAATGPLPAPAVRALAAALAEALRDIHAAGLVHRDLKPSNILLTLDGPRVIDFGIARAQDDRALTETGGMIGTPGYMSPEQILDGPAVTAATDIFALGAVLAFAATGRDPFGAASAPALLYRIVHEEPELDDVPVELGLKDLIDACLDKSPGNRPDAAATLLRTVTPAPSAWWRDEPLRSLVADAVPRPGADAGSHRLVAEPNPFPLPVGRVVPPGRSHSRQRRLRRPVRLRGGAGRWRRRP
- a CDS encoding outer membrane protein assembly factor BamB family protein, translated to MSRRAALTAGSAAFVGLFGYAVAQGGGADDPDEDPDAWKVAGGTAAPGAIRWRLSAGAGRVDALLTTPAGLVLHGLEGTLTGTGSTQLRTASTGRRRWAAETSGEVPDDWGVTDDGLLLAGDIGLAPTATSTGKTLPKVATPEPTQQWYAPAGTVMVIRDTDVLRAVSLTTGTELWRRKQSTEWRRPAVVGDALLLTDEFARPTCVDAREGEELWTYRELGEGDTVTAVGALPPDRFALLTEKGMLHIVEARSGDRTAARAPKAEIARGATALARTGTAGLLLTGFGLDDARLIWSMPALGLDACWTRRPGGVHVPVVAGGLLLHWKDGRTLTALDPRTGRSRGRAKQFEDTGTAQCPPAVAPDGATVYAAAGRACAALRTTAKGLTETHTRTAPAPVTALTADTRGWYACAGRKTVIAVNG